GGACATCATTTTACGTTGCTGTTGGGATATGCTATGAAGAGATTGTAGGTACACACCAGCAGGCACTAGACGTGTGCACACCTACTTGTAGCTAGACGAAGGGCCACTTGCACTCAGTTCACCGTGGGTTGCACAGTCCGATCACTTAGCTCCAGGAGCTGTAGGAATCCTGGTACCATGCCTGCTGATCTCCATTGATGTCCATCCCCAGCGGCTGTTGCTGTAGGGGCTGGCTACCCCAATTGCTCTGAAATCTGCGCTTTGTCTCCCCCTGGTTCTGGTGACCCCCGTCGAATTTACGTTTACCTGCTGAAACATCACCTGCGCAACAAAGGTTCAAATTGAAGTcgtccaaataaattaaaaaaaaaaagataatgcGAATAACAACCAAATATCAAACCACAAATTGGGGAAAAAATTGATTCTCCGTTGATAATCAAGATAATGTCagtcccatttgaaataattttttttttcgaataaaatttctTCTTCCATTCAAGACTTTCcacaaagttcgaaaaatattcccaTTGACTAGAGTAAACCAAATTTTCATCACCAATATTTTCCAACTTTGTGAGAAAATTGACGATATCGCTTATGAAAAGTTCTTTAACTACGCTAGATTCAAATACATACACCGCAAGTAAATTTCACGGCCGTTTTGAATGgaatttatattaatttcaacCCATCTCCTTTTAGGGACACTCCATAAGCAACAAGCATGTGACAAACTGATGCTTAATACATAAAATATAGCGAAAACTTATTTGTTATTTGGttgttattgaaaattgaaggaagaaaaaaaaaattcgtcaatttTCCTAACAAAGctgcaaaaaaaaagaaaaaaaaaagtgcaaTTTCTCATTCGACGCGGAAAAGAATTTGGTCAGGAAAGTTCATGGTAATATGGAAAAAGAATTTTTAGAAAATATAGGATACCTTGGGACAATTATTCTCAATAACTCTCCTACCTCCATTCGCTGCTGTTACAACAAGACAACTATGCAACGGCTAACAAAACTGGAAGGAAATTAGGCAAATTAGGTAAAGGATACGATCAGGGAAAAAGTGTCCTTTTTGGGAAAAAGTCTCTAATATTTTTTAACTTAAAaataaaatgttgaaaaacaGATTCCAGACATTGATAAATAATTTGTCGCGTGATGTTTGTGATTGCTAAGCTCAAAAGATTCGagatatgaataaaaaattcactaattgaagaaaaaagcTCAGTGTGTAAAGCATTCATGATGTaggtaaaaaaaaagaaaaaaaaaaaaaaaggtgatcGTTGAAATATGTGTACATATGAGAACTctataatttcaaagaaaataaacgttatgatctttattttgttatctACGAAGTTAAAATTCATCCAATGATGGGAAAATTAGGCATACTCTATGAAGACAGTTTTTTGTTCGTCTTCGAGCTTATCTTCATAAAATATGACAAATTCCCTGCAAACAAAGCCCTCACTTCCCAAACCGTGGGACGGTAgatattcatttctatcaacatgaaaattaatgaaaaaatcaaaagacAAATCGCATGTTTTACTTTCAATATGTACAACCATTTCAATTACTTCAACAAAATTACCGAATTATATATCGTAAGGGTTGTAACAAAAGGTTACTGAATCTAttgtatatttaaaaaaaaaattcatcaagcgGAACCGACTGTTACATCCCCCCGGGCCTGTACGGACCGAACAACACGCCTAAACTTTGCAGATCTGAAAGCATACTGTTGTTTAGATTCATAATACCTTTATGAAGCCATTGAAAATCGATGATTTAAGCCTCATATCAGGGACCCATTAATAGACGCAAGgtactagaaaaaaaaattatagaattATTTCAGACTAAATCAAAATGGATCCCATTCAAGAATTTATTCAAGCCATAAAGAAACCTCAgtactggaaaaataaaaattacttgTAGTGGCGATAGACAGTAAGCCCCTCTCAGAATGCGAACCTATTTAATTACGATGAAGTTTAGTGCGTCAAGCTGCGTAACAACGTTGTTAATGCGTCAATACAGGCGTCTATATGTGTGTACAGGCAAAAACGGCACTAGGTGCTCCTCTTTTTACCTGTACGTTATCTAAAAATCTGCATGTCTGATATATGGTTTTCGTGTGTTAGACTTAAGGAAGCTTGGGTGAGCCGTGTTGTTTCCTAGAGTGCTCCAATTTGAAGATAATTCTCATTATCTGCAGTTACAACTATGGGAGTTAGTTGGCCGCGAGACGAGCCTATATCGAACGATATTTGTACTGGAATTCGgatttgaaagaaaaaactgAATTGAGAATAATACGGAGTTTCTTCTCGGGTTAGTTCAATACGGGGGTTCTGGTGCCTCTGTATTTTTTTCTACGATTCTGATACTAAGACATTCTTTTCTAAACAACAGTTGTTTCGACACACATTTTAGCCAtacattaaaagaaaaaaaaaaggaagaagaaagaaaaaaaaaaggaaaaaaaaagaaaaaaaaaaattaaaaaattaaaaaaaagaaaaagaggaaaaaaccATTTTGAATGTCGAATACAGTCCCCCGCTATCTCCGATTGCTTCCACGTCAAAAATTGGAACACTCCAGGCGATTACGAAGCGGAAAAATCATAATTACCTGGTAAATTTCCCTTGGCGCGACCCACTCCACGAGCGGTTTGGCGTGGTGCCCCACGTCCCCCTGCTGCTCCTCCCCGGCCCACTCGGTTGGCCGCTACTCCACGGGCTGGGGGCCCACCTGCTCGGCCACGTGCTACCACCCCACGCCCACGGCCAGCCTGTCAAAATAGCGATTATGTCCACAAAAAAAATTCCTCCACTTTCCGCAATCAAAAGTGTAAATTCAGAGTATCGAAGAAACTATGATGCAACCGATATCCCTAAAATTAAGCTCTGGGGGTCTTATGCAGGTCTTCAAGATTTCGGTCTTTAAACGcggatgaaaattcataatcgGAAGAAAAACCTCTGCCTCCGACCAACGCTAATGATCATTAAATTTCCTTCCAAATATATATGAAACCTGAATTGCAGAAAACCTAACACTGACTGTGATTATACTCAATATATCAAAGATTCAATtatcatagaaaaaatgaaaaaaaaaaaaaaaaaatttcaacaaaatacgCTTTCGAAAAAGTGGATAAATAGCTCGTTGACAATTTGATGAGGGGTTGAAttgatgataaaaataaaaaatcaaaaatatcaacgaaTTTTGAAACACTGAAATCTAGGGTGACCTGTAGAAAACCCCGAGCTTACACCACATTaaaaattgaagttttcaacaatccctcgttgaaaaaaaattcaattaataaGGAGTAACACGCACGTTTAGCATTGCATTTAAAAGTAGTTGAAACACTGTCCAAATCAATAGCCAAACGAAAATCGGAAACCACGTTTTATATCACTTCATAAAAACTTACTGGTACTTGTTAAAAATATAATAAGGGTTAGTCTAAAAGCAGAGAAGGGACCGTGAGTATTTTTGAAGTGACATAAATTTGGAGAAGGTTTCCGGTGAATCAGTTTTGAAAATGCTTACCTCGTTATCCTGATAGAAAGATAATACAAAAAATTAGATcatatatatgtttttttttgtcataaTACACTATTTTATAATTACTGAACACAGACACTGTTTGAATTGCTTTTGAAACATTGATATTTTTACGTGTTATGAAATAACCAAACGTAAGCAATTGTAGGATTTTTGAGAGATGCCGAAACTGAAGAGCATGAAAAATATCgataaaaaaatggtaaaaaataaCATCGCAAGACTGAAGACGTAGTTCCTACAtaatttaatgaaataaaacaaCTCAAACAGCaatggaataaaatttcaatgacaggcattattgaaaattcagattgaaatgtggaaaatcaaAGTTGcatcaataatgaaaaaaaaaaaaaagaatgaataaactaatgaatgaataaaatcgCCGTTCAAACATACATCATATGCAAGTTTGATCCTTTCTACCAGTGAAAGGAGGATGttatttatttctcaacatTTTGCATGTGACGTTGATAATAAATATTTAATTCAAACACTGAAACAAATAACATTCTGGTGAACAGGACATTTCAGGATTAGGTTTCGAAAtggattttttctgaaaaatattgccTGGTAATGAACCTCTGAATATATCACTCTGATTACGATTCATTCAACAACCGATTTCAATGGTTTAACTAAGACTAATTTTTGAGCAATCGAACGTGAAAAATAAATGTGTAATTGAAAAAAAGGCAACTTTGAAAAAATCCAATCAAAAACAAGCAGCGAATATTACTCATAATTAATTCATCATAAATTTGATAAATTCAATTTAATTCTCACGATAATGGATTAAAACGAAAAATTTGCGAAAAAATATGGAATTTATTTCGAGAAGAGAATTCTATACCAAAAAATTTTAGTTCACACAGCTGTTAACACCTAAAGAAATAGAAAATCGTATTCAATTCGAAGAAAATTTGGACAACACATAATTTAGATaccaaataaaacaaaattttgacTATCCTACGTAACTGGTGATATtactaaatttaaaaaaattaatattccctttcgaaattttcagacaACAAAAGTGATCACTTGGAGTCCCACAATTTTAATACTAATCCCGTATTGATACTTAGGGTTCAAGTATCAAACTTTgtttcataggaaaaaaaatcgGAATTCTTTTAAAATACTAATTTTCGGTACATAACCTGCAAAAAAATGTTAATTTCtgaatttcctgattttttagAATACAACCAGTTACATTGGATCATAAAGTAAAATAAAACTTAATTATCTTATCGTCTATGTTAGTGACACAAAAATTTTACTATTTTCCCCGTTATtctcaaaacaaaaaaagttatatcACAAGTATCACAGTGGAGAAATTAGCAACAATTTCGTGTTCCGAGGATTTCCTGGGATTGTTAAAGATAGGAATTGGTAGAAAGGATTTCAACAAACCTGTGTCCCATTGCTTACATCATAGTACACGCTGCTCGAATTCAACGTGCCTCCTTCTTCCAGTTCCTAAGTGTCAACATTATGATCAGTTTAACCAATGGCAACACTTAGCACCGGGTGCCCTTTTGTCAAAGTGTGTACGTAAATTGAAAGTTTAAATAAAATGGAGAAGAAATTACATACACTCCAATGACAAAAGATATGCGGAAGCTCTAGAAAAAGGGTTATCcaaagaaaaaggaaaataataataataaaacaataTCAAATCAAAGCCGAGGCCATTTTAATACTGGCCAAAGCCAAGCAAAGCATAAAGCGAAGCTTCTAAAAGCTGAAAACTATAAAGCCAAAGCAAAAAAAATCTCaaagcataaaaaaataattggcaaGTATGCATTCGACGACACTGCTGTAGAATAAACGGAAACACAGATTGAAGCAGCGATGTTTCGAAACGCCTTCGTAGACAATACTTTTTCTCTTCTGAAAACTAAGATAAAAAGAGCAACACTAGCTAAATATATCCGTCATTTACAACCGACTACACAACATTTTGAATGGCTACTGGATCGGACTCGATGTAAGGTAGCAGCCTTCCACAAAAATCAATCGAATAAACATAATTTAAGTCTTCGAACGCTAGTAAGATATGACAACGTCGCTTCCCCAAAAATGACGTACCTAACCAGTTCAGGAGCCCAGAAACGATGTGAGGTTATGACATCACCACCCGAAGTATTGTCTGCGAGCGtattcatctttttttattgcGATTCATTAAGCAACTCaggtataaaaaaaaaagttagtgTGTCGTAGCGGAGCTTTGTTCCCTTGCCCCACTTGattggtattttttttttttttggataaccCTGCAACTAAGAGCACATCATATCTGAGCCAGCCATGCGCGGCTGGCCTTTCGGGGTAGTGTGTGGTTTGGTGAGTGGTGACATGATCACTACTTTAGGTGTgacttattttttttaattttttttattttgtgacGTTTGTCTCACTTTTCCCGGCGCTTAATTTTGAAGTTGGCTCAGATATGATGCCTGTTTGAGTGTGGCAAGTGTTCCTCACTTTTTTTTTACTGTTTTTAGTTCTCGGCAACGAGACAAGTTAGTGACAAGGCGGGGTTAGTGTGTAGTTATACAGTTAGATGCAGCTCTCCATTAGTGCTCGGTCCGGCACAAAGACGCCTCCAAGGACACTGGCCACAATCAAACCACCGCAATCATAATTGTAGGAAACAAATATATATCGTTAATAATTTCAAGGCCACCCACCGGTTGTGGTTGCCGCCCTCTCCCTCTTGCCTGCGGTGGAGCCGGCGGGTAATCGTAATAGTACTCCTCATACCGGTAATAGTCATCATAATATGGATCGCTGTAGCCGCCTCTATAATCACCGTACCCGTAATAGTCGTAATCGTAATCTATAAAAGATAATACAAAAAAAACCCAATTTAGCCAACTAGATCCAATTGTATGTGCCTGGAAGGATTTACTACTAATAGCATGCCGGGAAAAGAGTCAAGTAACAATTCACGCAATAATTATCACtattttttgaatctttttacTTTCAATCTTATTTTGCTTGTCACTCTCAATTCTCATTACTTCAATTTTCATCTAAAACTATGCTAATCGAGAGAGTACCACTACGTAACTCTCCCATCTATGTTCTACATTCACTACTTTCATTTTTTAGAACAGAGCTGATCATGCTTTCTTTTCGTTTGCGAAAAAATAATAACCTCAAACACACATGCATTTTGAATGATTCGAAATGTTGCAAGGATCGGAGGATCTACACGCGCCAGAAGCTCGACGCCTCAAGAATTGGTGAAAACACCCAAAAGGTTTTTTTCCCGATGTAAACAAACTCTAGCTGCAAAAATCGACACCAAATAAAAGAAATTTAACTATTAGAGCATcttctgaaatgaagaaatgTCGAGTTTTGCTCGTCGAGGATGAACTCTCAAATTGCCGAGGATATGGCAACATCGcgattcttttcttttttttcgaaaaaaagcaATTCCTTTTTGACAATCCCCCAGACTTTTAGAATATGATCACAATACAGGATAGGTCCGagataataaaatgaaaaaaagaaaaaaaatgaaaaaagaaaaaaatttaaaaaaaaaggtcTAAACCGAACCTGAAAAGACGAGAAAGACGATCAGCTCTGCCTGCGCAATCGATCGTAATGTTAAAAGACGATTGCCCCTACACCACAGTGAACGTATACTTACCCCCTCTTCTGGCTGTAAGCATTATTATGAGATACAACACAAGTGAAATAGGAAATATTACAAACACATGCATGTTAGACTCGGAGCCGCGTGCAATGCTTGTACGAGATGCCCTTGCCTTTTGCGGTGCCCCCGGCTGGCCATCATCTAGCTTTCAACAAACACCTCTCTATCATTCGACATACAACTTCTATATCATATTTGTTGGCGAAATTTTGTCATTTGCAGCTTCTCATGATGAAAGCGTATATTTATATATGTGCTCGATCGTGAAATCGGTGATTTGTTAGTCGGTGGACGATTGAAATCGAACAAATGATTCGGTTTTCTCCAGTGAGATAGATAGATAGACAGGGTTTCTCTCCGAAACTCGGACAACTATGTACCCTCTATCGGGGTATATAGTTGTTAAAACGGCCGATAGGGGACGTATCGCTCATTTTCTATCGCCTATAGCAACTAGACTTCTTctttccataatttaaaaatcaaAGAGTTAAATAAAAATTTGTGTGAATTGTAGCTTCCTCGTTGAAAGAAGTGTTTAATTTTGTTTGTGATTAGAACCAATTCAgccatttttgatatttttcggtTGTCTGAGATCGCCGTTGAAggagtttcagatgaaaaacCCAGTATTCAAGGAAAAAAAAGGAACTTGTGCAAAGGTCACGCTTCATCGCAATATTTACAGTGAATTTCTCGATATCCTTTCAACAGAATATCGAAATACCGATTGACATATACGGAATAAAGCAGCAAAAGTGATTAAAATGTCCTGAGAAGCTGTCCGATTTCAAAAATTCGATAACAATAGGATCGAGTTAGTTCTAGTTCCTTCAAACAACTGTTAATTGTTAAATACTGAGACACTCATATAGGTTTGTGCTAGTTAATACCACCTGGAAATTAAAAAGTCAAGCCTCCTTCTCACAGTTGCAGATCGAAAACAAACAATGTTAGTATGTAAAAAAGATATTGAAGCTGCACAAAAGATAATATACGTTTTCCTTCTTCtaagtttttcttttttgaaatttgtacAAATTTGTTGAAATCGCGACTTGTCGTCGATAGTGTGCGTCTCTTCCTCAACGTTGCCCATCGGAATTCTCAATTAGCATACTTTTAATGGTGAAATAGTTACTTGACTAACAAGCAGACGAAAATTCATACTCCTCACGTTTCAAGGAACTTACCGTAATCGCCACGGCCCATCGACCTCATCCCTGGACCCGTCCTTGGCCCACCCGCACCGGGGGGACCTCCTCTCATGGGCATCGCTGCGGGCATCATTCTGTAAAGATCGAGCGGGAAATAACAAGGAgttaaacctaacctaaatctATGATTTGACAGATGACGCGTCGCAGTAATCATAGAATACAACTAGATGACATAGATATAGGTATTCTCGTCGGTCattttaaaatatataatataagaggAGATCCTTGGACtatgtagagtacctctactaaaaattatacctgtatataggggcAATAATATGGAACAccccttctgacgaaaatgatgtattttttatgaaatatcctcgatacgtcacattttgaaataaccatttcaaccgtttcccaaaataAATTATCTTGAGTCCttaaagatgaaaaataaaaatgggtatttaaaatttaaagcgtttcgttcctattgcacaagttggcaacgtcgactgaaatatgcgttgataataaaggacaacaaatacactatcttgatgagatagacaaagatgacagactttgaagtctgcgacgaacgaggaagctCGTAAtatttatgggatttttatggccggttgctgttgaagctcgccagtgagtacgcgccttatgatggctgtaaatcaacagctgttattttataaacaagctattgttctttttattttctagtagacgctgttgccaaatggTTAACTATaatagaaacgaagcgatttaaatttcaaaacctcatattaacgtccagtttcataatcaaatttaaagtcactttaagcttgaagcttcctttacgtccagtttcataatcgaattaaacgtcactttaagtttaaagcttcctttactgtcatttttagtagggttaaaggaagctttgaaaTAAAAGCgtctttaggtttgattatgaaaccggccgttactgtaatttttagtagggttaaaggaggctttaaaattaaagggactttaggtttgataatgaaaccggccgttaaagaatgattttgaatggtTTACATTCTCAGTGcggtgtttttttttcttaatttgaagctaattattcaagaataacggaaaaaatataatctgacagtttcagcaagccgaaacaataaaaattggcaacAAGGGTCACAAAATTTTgtacgaagcaattttttctacatttgaacgtttttgagataaatggcgCTGAAATGTACATTGACTGGGCTTCTAcaatgaccttggcctttcgcttGTGTGGCTAAGCTACTCGCCCTTATtgccctctagctcgaaaacggttgagagtatgtaaaatcgCTTCAGACAAatgttgtatagaattttattatctacaacttttctAATGAAAACGGAAACGATTAGAGTTACAGGAAgggatatatttgaaaaaatgtcttgttatcatcttcaaactgtcagattaatgggtcaacacgtctgcaacaccgagattaaccatttgTATGAAAATCCGACACGCTCTAGTGTGTACAAgtaaggttttttttgacattttcaaaggtccgctgtgaccttgcgtcacttccgaattgtcagtttcttgaaaagtagcttccaaTTAACATaacctctaaaaatctgacacgctcgaaaattaattttttttaccactTTCAACTCTTCCCTACGGCCatccccaccacgcaaactgtcagattaacatgaatttatatcagagacacgtagggcataaacAGTATCTTaaactgacacgctcgagtatgtacacctgacgatttttttatatctttgaaaacctacagacgttttccccaccgctgaaagtgcatacatcatagaacctttttttctttctaccacctTCAAAATCCCGATGAAGCCTCAATAGAAGCTCGAACCGCGGACGCCAAACTACAATACAAGCACGTAAGACCGTTTTAAAGCATATACTCAAGGTGTTCATGTCATCCTTACCCTCCTCTCACTTGCATCATCTGCATCATCCTCCTCTCCCTGGCCCTGAGGATCTCCTCTTTCTTCTTCTTGTCGGACGGCGGTTTGGCCAGCGATACTTCGATGTTAGAACCTCCCATTTCTGTCGAGTCCAGCGCGTGCATCGCCTGCAAAATTCGCGTATGTTTAAACCTACTTAAAGGAGGAAGAGGCGTTCCGTTCGAACCTTCACAGCGTTATCCCTGTCCTCGAAGTGGATGAAGGCGTAATCTTTGATCTTCTTAACCCTCTCAACCTTCCCGTGCGCCTCAAATACCTCCTTCAGTTTCTCCTCCGTGATATCCTGCGTCAAGTTTCGTACGTAGAGGACCTTCACTTTCGACATGGTCTGTTCGTCGGGTTCCTCCTGGGGATCGGCCCAGTCCACAATTATGTCACAGCCCCACACCTTGATACGGCCCGTACCGAGGCGTCGTTTGGCCAATGAGGCAGCTTTGTGAGACTCGTACTCCAGGAAACAGAATCCTCTATTCTTCTTCTTATCGTCCGGCGAACTGTATATGATGACTTCGTTGAGGCCAGCTGGACGTGGGAAAGAAGTCGGTTTAGTGCGAGAAAAACCCTCGGAGGTTATGCGTGTTGCTGAGAAGGATACCGAGGTCCGCACAAAGATGATCCCAGTTGATTTTACAGACAGGAGGTGATGGGCGTCAAGTTGGCCcggcacttttcgattttcgaaaaaaaatcttctCGTGATGGATTGTTCTTGGTTTGTGCTGCTTTGTGCcggtgaattttttttaatcccGTAAGGTTCTCGAGAAATCTCACGGAATGTgaagcatttttcgaaaattcgggTTTAAACCGCTGACATAGAGGTGTTATAGTACTGAATTGTGGCATTCGAATTTTGTCCCTATAATTTgtcggaaaatcgaaaatgggAGAAAGAAGCTAACTGGAAAACACCATAGCCaagcactttcgtttttttttctagtgAAAACATGCAAAAACTTGTGCTACACGTGTACCAAGTTATGCAAttatgaaattttcacgaaCATCCCCAAATTTTCCTTAAAACAAAGATTTCTTGAGAAAGCTGGTCGAGCATTTTCGTTTTTCATTGTAGAAAATCGTTTTATATAgatgtgctacatttgtgccaTTCAGAATATCAGCAAAAACCTCTCTTTtaaagagttgaaaatttttttgaggcACAAGACGGCATAAATGTGGCACAACTTCATATATAAAACAATTTCGtgatttcccggaaaatccgaGAGTTTTTCGTGAAAATATAGACGGCACAAGTCGGCACAAATGTTgcacaaatttttccactaattttcGTAATGAGAAAACAAGTGTAGGGCAAACtttttccttcattttcgaatcTCCGAGAAATTTGAGGCATTTTCCTGAAAATTCGAACCCCAAAACTCAGCACAAGTATGGCACAACATATTGAAGCCTTTCGAAAAGTGCTCCGGGTGAGAACCGTATGGAATAAAGAGAAAAATTCAAAGGCACAAAGCGGCACAAACCTGGCACAattatttttttggaaaatcgaCAAGTGCAGGGCCAACTTCGCGCACATACGAAGGCGGGCACTTTGTCCTGATGGGCCTCGGTCTCCTTCTTAACATGTAGCGGCCCTGCCCTACCCATTGCTCAGGCGCAGACTATAACGCATTCCAGGTTGTTAAGGGTGTTCTCAACTTACGTGCATGTTTGGAAAATTCTTCCAAAAGTTCAGCTCGTTCACGGTTCTTAGGGATATAGCCAACGAATAAACGCTGATTGTTATAAGATATGGTTACGCCAATCTTTGAGCCAGCCCGTAGCTCATAATTATTCAGCTGCAAGAACAGTGGAAGGATAGCCAATTATGCCTGTGGCAAAGGGGTGGGACGGGGCAAAAAAGGACTGAGCCCGATAGCCGGCCGCCACTCTACCTACGGATCTTATTTGCTCAACTTTACCTGTCAATTTACCAAACTCTTCCAGTATCTCCTCTTTGCCTTTTGACTTTGGTATGTTTCCAACGAAAAGCCGCAGATTTGGTACACTAATGTTAATTTTCAGAGTCTTTCCGGGTTTGATTTCATGATTATCAAGCTGTGGG
The window above is part of the Coccinella septempunctata chromosome 8, icCocSept1.1, whole genome shotgun sequence genome. Proteins encoded here:
- the LOC123319525 gene encoding heterogeneous nuclear ribonucleoprotein Q-like isoform X7, with the protein product MAEGNGEVSEEPMKIEPDTEKTEDYQKLIEYGLDEKVAAKLDEIYKTGKLAHVDLDERALDALKEFPVDGALNVLGQFLDSNLEHVSNKSAYLCGVMKTYRQKSRAGSSQGVAAPTPAPVTKGPDEEKIKQILDRTGYTLDVTTGQRKYGGPPPDWDGAPPGSGCEVFCGKIPKDMYEDELIPLFEQCGTIWDLRLMMDPMTGTNRGYAFVTFTTREAAQNAVQKLDNHEIKPGKTLKINISVPNLRLFVGNIPKSKGKEEILEEFGKLTAGLNEVIIYSSPDDKKKNRGFCFLEYESHKAASLAKRRLGTGRIKVWGCDIIVDWADPQEEPDEQTMSKVKVLYVRNLTQDITEEKLKEVFEAHGKVERVKKIKDYAFIHFEDRDNAVKAMHALDSTEMGGSNIEVSLAKPPSDKKKKEEILRARERRMMQMMQVRGGMMPAAMPMRGGPPGAGGPRTGPGMRSMGRGDYGWPWAWGGSTWPSRWAPSPWSSGQPSGPGRSSRGTWGTTPNRSWSGSRQGKFTR
- the LOC123319525 gene encoding heterogeneous nuclear ribonucleoprotein Q-like isoform X5; this translates as MAEGNGEVSEEPMKIEPDTEKTEDYQKLIEYGLDEKVAAKLDEIYKTGKLAHVDLDERALDALKEFPVDGALNVLGQFLDSNLEHVSNKSAYLCGVMKTYRQKSRAGSSQGVAAPTPAPVTKGPDEEKIKQILDRTGYTLDVTTGQRKYGGPPPDWDGAPPGSGCEVFCGKIPKDMYEDELIPLFEQCGTIWDLRLMMDPMTGTNRGYAFVTFTTREAAQNAVQKLDNHEIKPGKTLKINISVPNLRLFVGNIPKSKGKEEILEEFGKLTAGLNEVIIYSSPDDKKKNRGFCFLEYESHKAASLAKRRLGTGRIKVWGCDIIVDWADPQEEPDEQTMSKVKVLYVRNLTQDITEEKLKEVFEAHGKVERVKKIKDYAFIHFEDRDNAVKAMHALDSTEMGGSNIEVSLAKPPSDKKKKEEILRARERRMMQMMQVRGGMMPAAMPMRGGPPGAGGPRTGPGMRSMGRGDYGWPWAWGGSTWPSRWAPSPWSSGQPSGPGRSSRGTWGTTPNRSWSGSRQGKFTSFVSRCIVVLL
- the LOC123319525 gene encoding heterogeneous nuclear ribonucleoprotein Q-like isoform X6; protein product: MAEGNGEVSEEPMKIEPDTEKTEDYQKLIEYGLDEKVAAKLDEIYKTGKLAHVDLDERALDALKEFPVDGALNVLGQFLDSNLEHVSNKSAYLCGVMKTYRQKSRAGSSQGVAAPTPAPVTKGPDEEKIKQILDRTGYTLDVTTGQRKYGGPPPDWDGAPPGSGCEVFCGKIPKDMYEDELIPLFEQCGTIWDLRLMMDPMTGTNRGYAFVTFTTREAAQNAVQKLDNHEIKPGKTLKINISVPNLRLFVGNIPKSKGKEEILEEFGKLTAGLNEVIIYSSPDDKKKNRGFCFLEYESHKAASLAKRRLGTGRIKVWGCDIIVDWADPQEEPDEQTMSKVKVLYVRNLTQDITEEKLKEVFEAHGKVERVKKIKDYAFIHFEDRDNAVKAMHALDSTEMGGSNIEVSLAKPPSDKKKKEEILRARERRMMQMMQVRGGMMPAAMPMRGGPPGAGGPRTGPGMRSMGRGDYGWPWAWGGSTWPSRWAPSPWSSGQPSGPGRSSRGTWGTTPNRSWSGSRQGKFTSTLRLLMGP